A genome region from Nitrosopumilus oxyclinae includes the following:
- a CDS encoding cupredoxin domain-containing protein, whose protein sequence is MGGHSNWPEWIYVGVVVALMVWVGAEAWEAERLVEHVPEDAKIIIVTGQQWFWTFEHEDGTKEIGELHVEVGKAYKFEIHSKDVNHSFNIHDYVVLMDAIPGRVNTVWFAPTEAGTHDIQCREYCGLIHYNMRGTLIVEDPKA, encoded by the coding sequence ATGGGTGGACACTCTAATTGGCCAGAATGGATTTACGTAGGTGTTGTAGTGGCATTAATGGTTTGGGTTGGAGCAGAAGCATGGGAAGCAGAAAGATTGGTAGAGCATGTTCCAGAAGATGCTAAAATAATTATTGTAACAGGACAACAATGGTTCTGGACTTTTGAACATGAAGATGGTACTAAAGAAATTGGAGAACTACATGTTGAAGTTGGAAAAGCTTACAAATTTGAAATTCATTCTAAAGATGTAAACCATTCTTTTAACATTCACGATTATGTTGTTTTAATGGATGCAATTCCTGGCAGAGTAAACACTGTATGGTTTGCTCCAACTGAAGCAGGAACTCATGATATTCAATGCAGAGAATATTGCGGATTAATTCACTATAATATGCGTGGAACTTTAATTGTGGAGGATCCAAAAGCTTGA
- a CDS encoding cytochrome c oxidase subunit I, whose amino-acid sequence MVLELQKPRPIWQIMFSTHHTDVGLLYLISSLAFLFLGGSLALAIRAELFLPGAQIIGDAMTFNRIFTVHGTTLIFLFIIPFASAVGNYYVPIMVRYKDMAYPKLNAIAFWMIPPAGALIWLGFADFTWYATPPYSIISAPGPAADMWIFGLKILGISSVLGAINFVVTILKCKHPDMSIGQVPLLAWSFLSSSLIILVAIPTFAAALLMLLTDRLGVSGFFNPAMGGDPIAYAHLFWFTFHPEVYVLVIPAIGMMYEIIPRFSRKPIYSYNSGVFAFVLLSIVGFSSWAHHMYATGMSFTEKTVFMVGTLAAVPASAMHVFNFVATMWNGRIKFSTPMMWAVGGIALFFSAGAGGVANAAMPLDFTTHDTYWVVGHFHLFVMGTIAFGSIGFLYYMFPYVTGRMYNETMGKIHFIMSFVGTVLVFFTQHVLGLYGMPRRIFDYPPIPEWIAMNQIATVGAMIIGVSMAIFLANMIYSSGKGKLANTEDPFGVGGKYYYPFEAKNPSH is encoded by the coding sequence ATGGTTCTAGAATTACAAAAGCCACGTCCAATTTGGCAAATAATGTTCTCAACACATCACACTGATGTTGGTTTACTCTATCTAATTTCATCACTAGCATTCTTGTTCTTAGGTGGTTCCTTAGCTCTTGCAATTAGAGCAGAATTGTTCTTACCTGGTGCACAAATTATTGGTGATGCTATGACCTTTAACAGAATTTTTACGGTTCACGGTACAACGTTAATTTTCTTGTTTATCATTCCGTTTGCATCTGCAGTTGGTAACTACTACGTTCCAATTATGGTCAGATACAAAGACATGGCCTATCCAAAACTTAATGCAATTGCATTTTGGATGATTCCTCCAGCTGGTGCGCTCATCTGGTTGGGATTTGCAGACTTTACTTGGTATGCAACACCTCCATATTCTATTATTAGTGCTCCTGGTCCTGCTGCAGACATGTGGATATTTGGATTGAAAATTTTAGGTATCTCATCAGTACTTGGTGCAATTAACTTTGTAGTTACAATTCTCAAATGTAAGCATCCTGACATGTCAATTGGTCAGGTTCCATTGTTAGCATGGTCTTTCTTATCATCATCTTTGATTATCCTTGTTGCAATTCCAACATTTGCAGCAGCACTTTTGATGTTGTTAACTGACAGACTTGGAGTAAGTGGATTCTTCAATCCTGCAATGGGTGGAGATCCTATTGCATATGCCCACTTGTTTTGGTTTACATTCCATCCTGAAGTGTATGTATTGGTAATTCCTGCAATTGGTATGATGTATGAAATCATTCCAAGATTTTCAAGAAAACCAATTTACAGTTACAACTCTGGTGTCTTTGCATTTGTTTTGTTATCTATTGTCGGTTTCTCCTCATGGGCTCACCATATGTACGCAACCGGAATGTCATTTACTGAAAAAACTGTATTTATGGTAGGAACTCTTGCAGCAGTTCCAGCATCTGCCATGCACGTATTCAACTTTGTAGCAACAATGTGGAATGGTAGAATCAAATTCTCAACCCCAATGATGTGGGCAGTTGGTGGTATTGCATTATTCTTCTCTGCAGGTGCAGGTGGCGTTGCAAATGCTGCTATGCCATTAGACTTTACAACACACGATACATACTGGGTAGTAGGTCACTTCCATCTCTTTGTGATGGGTACAATTGCATTTGGATCAATTGGTTTCCTATACTACATGTTCCCATATGTAACTGGAAGAATGTATAATGAAACAATGGGTAAAATTCATTTTATAATGTCTTTTGTAGGAACTGTTCTAGTGTTCTTTACCCAGCACGTACTTGGCTTGTATGGAATGCCAAGAAGAATTTTCGATTATCCGCCAATCCCAGAATGGATTGCTATGAACCAAATTGCAACAGTAGGAGCAATGATTATTGGTGTCAGTATGGCAATCTTCTTAGCAAACATGATTTACAGTTCTGGAAAAGGAAAACTTGCAAATACCGAAGACCCATTTGGAGTCGGTGGCAAGTATTACTATCCATTTGAGGCAAAGAACCC